A single region of the Populus nigra chromosome 2, ddPopNigr1.1, whole genome shotgun sequence genome encodes:
- the LOC133682227 gene encoding uncharacterized protein LOC133682227, which translates to MARKRGRRVAPSSDHHETGAKTSTRPDQFSESAASDRKLITIFIVFFVLIPAVSVLVYRIKYAPNKDSSYPQFQEDGLVKTDVDYQEILDENSKVLKNESHRHYTYPVLAYITPWNSKGYEMAKRFTNKFTILSPVWYDLKSQGTGLVLEGRHNADMGWISELRRNGNALVLPRVVLEAFPKELLKKKKLRDKAIDLIISECKEMEYDGIVLESWSRWAAYGILHDPEMRNKALQFIKQLGHAMHSVSSSRNGKQYLQLVYVIGPPYSEKLQPHDFGPEDLQSLSDDVDGFSFMTYDFSSPHNPGPNAPLKWIRFTLQILLGNSGARALANKIFLGINFYGNDFVISEGSEGGGAITGREYLSLLEKHKPKLQWEKNSGEHFFLYVDDEHINHAVFYPSLMSISIRLEEARLQGVGISIWEIGQGLDYFFNLL; encoded by the exons ACCAATTCAGCGAGTCAGCAGCTTCTGATCGCAAGCTGATAACCATATTTATCGTCTTCTTCGTCTTAATTCCTGCAGTATCTGTACTCGTGTACCGTATCAAATACGCTCCAAATAAGGACTCGTCATACCCACAGTTTCAGGAAGACGGACTCGTTAAAACCGACGTGGATTACCAAGAAATACTCGAC GAGAATTCGAAGGTTTTGAAGAATGAATCTCACCGGCATTACACATATCCTGTGTTGGCCTACATTACTCCATG GAATTCGAAGGGATATGAAATGGCGAAGCGGTTTACTAATAAGTTTACGATATTATCTCCTGTTTGGTATGATCTGAAGAG TCAAGGTACTGGACTAGTTCTGGAGGGGAGACATAATGCTGATATGGGATGGATTTCAGAGCTCAGAAGGAATGGGAATGCTCTG GTATTACCTAGAGTTGTTCTGGAAGCATTTCCAAAGGAGCTGcttaagaagaagaaacttaGAGATAAAGCTATTGACCTGATAATATCAGAGTGCAA GGAAATGGAATATGACGGCATTGTGCTTGAATCTTGGTCAAGGTGGGCAGCTTATGGTATTTTGCATGATCCTGAAATGAGGAATAAG GCACTGCagtttataaaacaacttgGGCATGCAATGCATTCAGTAAGCTCATCAAGGAATGGGAAGCAATATTTACAATTGGTCTACGTTATCGGTCCACCATATTCAGAGAAGCTTCAACCTCATGACTTTGGTCCAGAGGATCTTCAGAGCTTAAGTGATGATGTAGATGGTTTCTCGTTCATGACATATGACTTCTCAAGTCCTCATAACCCAGGTCCAAATGCACCTTTGAAGTGGATCCGTTTCACTCTGCAGATTCTCCTTGGCAACAGTGGTGCTCGGGCCCTGGCCAATAAGATATTTCTGGGCATCAATTTTTATGGAAATGATTTCGTGATTTCTGAAG GTTCTGAGGGTGGTGGAGCAATCACAGGAAGGGAATACCTCTCTTTACTGGAGAAGCACAAGCCTAAATTGCAATGGGAAAAGAACAGTGGGgaacatttttttctctacGTTGACGATGAGCATATCAATCATGCAGTGTTCTACCCGTCATTGATGTCAATTTCTATTCGGCTAGAAGAAGCTCGGCTGCAGGGAGTTGGTATCTCAATCTGGGAAATTGGGCAAGGTTTggattacttttttaatcttttataa